The Bacillus sp. (in: firmicutes) genome window below encodes:
- a CDS encoding NUDIX domain-containing protein, which translates to MNDYIQTMRRMIGHETLLTVGCGAIIEDEYGRILLQHRTDADVWGIPGGVMEIGETFLETLEREVYEETNLKIYHPQLFGLYSGKKGLTQYANGDKVYSIQIIFHVREFEGELKRNNESRELRFLHNNELPPNINPHQAPFIYDWVEGVSTPIIK; encoded by the coding sequence ATGAACGATTACATTCAAACTATGCGAAGGATGATTGGTCATGAAACACTGTTAACCGTTGGGTGTGGTGCGATCATTGAAGATGAATATGGTCGTATATTATTACAACATCGAACGGACGCGGATGTTTGGGGAATACCTGGTGGAGTTATGGAAATTGGCGAAACGTTCTTAGAAACTTTAGAAAGAGAAGTCTATGAGGAAACAAATCTAAAAATCTATCATCCTCAATTGTTCGGTTTATATTCAGGTAAAAAAGGACTCACCCAATATGCCAATGGGGATAAAGTGTATAGTATTCAAATCATTTTTCACGTCAGGGAATTTGAAGGAGAGCTAAAAAGAAATAACGAAAGCCGAGAATTACGCTTCTTACATAATAACGAACTACCCCCAAACATCAATCCTCATCAAGCACCCTTCATTTATGATTGGGTAGAAGGGGTATCCACTCCGATTATTAAATAG
- a CDS encoding MFS transporter gives METYKEALTKQKSVEAADSESEKRTKRPLVLASVMLAMFMAAVEATIVSTAMPSIVAEIGGFSKYSWIFSAYLLMNAVTVLIYGKLSDLFGRKPILNIGITFFLIGSILCGTASTIEALIFFRIIQGFGAGAVMPIASTIVGDIYTKEERAKIQGYLSSVWGISAIMGPALGGMLVEYVSWRFVFWINIPIGLLAMLGVTLFLHENIQKKKPNIDYIGALLMFLSISTLMIVLVEGGVHWAWSSAPVITLLIVSATAFLFFIIQERRANEPMMPFDIWKERSILIANITSLTTGVMLIGISSFLPAFVQAVMEQSPMVAGFTLTTMSIGWPIASTLAGRLLLKIGFRATSILGGVSLIIGSIIFLTLSGDDGPVHAMVGSFFIGVGMGLSTTSFIVSIQSTVSWERRGIATASNMFMRSLGSTVGAALLGGILNGSLQDFIKENRLQNKVNIDSTNILLDPHGTEQLSEQTISVLKNGLSLSLHHVYWGVFTFALISFVLILLLPSNKRV, from the coding sequence ATGGAGACATATAAAGAAGCTTTGACGAAGCAGAAATCTGTTGAAGCTGCCGATTCAGAGAGTGAAAAGAGAACGAAACGACCGCTCGTGCTGGCATCTGTGATGCTGGCGATGTTTATGGCGGCGGTGGAAGCGACGATCGTGTCCACAGCGATGCCCTCCATTGTTGCAGAAATTGGTGGGTTTTCGAAGTACAGTTGGATTTTTTCCGCGTACTTATTAATGAATGCCGTGACGGTTCTTATTTACGGTAAGCTTTCCGATCTGTTTGGCCGTAAACCCATCTTAAACATAGGAATTACTTTTTTCTTGATCGGTTCCATTTTATGCGGCACCGCTTCGACCATCGAAGCCTTAATTTTCTTCCGTATCATCCAAGGCTTTGGTGCAGGCGCAGTCATGCCGATTGCTTCCACCATTGTTGGAGACATCTACACGAAAGAAGAGCGAGCAAAAATTCAAGGATACTTGTCTAGCGTTTGGGGCATTTCCGCCATCATGGGTCCGGCATTAGGCGGAATGTTAGTCGAATATGTGAGCTGGCGATTTGTATTCTGGATTAACATACCAATTGGCCTGTTAGCCATGCTAGGGGTCACGTTATTTTTACACGAAAACATCCAAAAGAAAAAACCGAATATCGACTATATCGGCGCATTACTTATGTTTCTTTCCATAAGTACGTTGATGATTGTTTTAGTTGAAGGCGGTGTTCATTGGGCTTGGTCATCCGCACCTGTAATCACCCTACTAATCGTGTCAGCTACAGCGTTTCTATTTTTTATCATCCAAGAACGTCGCGCCAACGAACCGATGATGCCCTTTGATATTTGGAAAGAACGGTCTATTTTGATCGCCAATATCACCTCTTTAACAACAGGGGTGATGTTAATCGGTATCTCATCTTTTTTACCAGCGTTTGTACAAGCGGTCATGGAACAATCACCGATGGTTGCCGGATTTACATTAACCACCATGTCCATTGGGTGGCCGATCGCCTCGACACTTGCTGGACGCTTACTATTAAAAATTGGCTTTCGTGCCACTTCTATTCTTGGTGGGGTCTCCTTAATCATCGGAAGCATCATTTTTTTAACACTTTCAGGGGATGATGGACCTGTTCATGCGATGGTCGGTTCCTTTTTCATTGGGGTCGGCATGGGGCTTTCCACCACTTCCTTCATTGTCTCGATTCAGTCCACGGTTAGTTGGGAACGACGAGGAATCGCCACCGCCTCCAATATGTTTATGCGTAGCCTCGGCAGCACAGTTGGCGCGGCCTTATTAGGTGGTATTTTAAACGGATCGCTTCAAGATTTTATAAAAGAAAACAGGCTACAAAATAAGGTCAATATCGACTCGACCAACATCTTATTGGACCCCCACGGCACAGAGCAGTTAAGTGAACAGACCATCTCTGTGCTTAAAAATGGTCTAAGCCTGTCCCTTCATCATGTCTACTGGGGCGTTTTTACCTTTGCGTTAATTAGTTTTGTTCTGATTCTGTTATTGCCAAGTAACAAAAGAGTGTAG